In Candidatus Hydrogenedens sp., the genomic window ATGTCTCTTGTGTTACTTTCGCCAACTTCATTTAACATTCAGAATTGGCGTTTTGTGCTTGTTAGGGATCCAGAATTACGGAAAAAAATTTATCAAGTGGCATGGAATCAGCCACAAGTTATTAATGCCTCATTATTAGTTGTTTTATGTGCTGATATAAAAGCATGGGAAAAACAACCCGAACGTTACTGGCGAAATGCTCCAGAAGATATTAAAAATTTTGTCGTGCCCGCTATTGACCAGTATTATCGTGGAAGGGAACAAGTACAGAGGGATGAAGCCATGCGTTCATGTGGTATTGCTGTACAAACCTTAATGTTGGCAGCCAAGGCAATGGGCTACGATACATGCCCAATGGTTGGTTTTGACTTTGATGCAGTTGCCAAGTTAATTAATCTCCCACAAGACCACGTAGTTGCTATGATGGTCGCAGTGGGTAAGGCTACAAAACCTGCCTGGCCTCGTGCAGGGCAACTTCCGTATGAAGAAGTTGTTATAATTGATAAGTTTAGTGATTAATCAAAACTCTATTGTTGATGCGATATAGAAAAAGTCAGAATCATTGTCGTTCATAGTCGATATAAATGAAGTTCCATAATTATCGAGGAAAGCACCTTTAACAATTCCGTCGCCAACAAAGAAATGAGACCATCCTGTTTCAAAATTTAGGTCTTCATTATAAGCGTAGGAGAGAGTTAATAATGTTTGCCAGCCTAAGTCCTTCGGATTTTCTTGAGTAAAAAATGACAGATAGCCTAAGGGATAAAATTCATAACTACCCAGTGAGAACGAGTAAGGACTATCAAAGGAAGAAATTGTTTGTAGGTAACTCAGTTCAAAACTTACTTCGACTTTCTCGGTCGGATTTACAGAAACACCAGAATATACCTGCCAGAAATTTGTCATGCCAGATATATCTATAAAATTCTCTTCTCTATATGCTGAAAACAACCGATTAAAGGAAGGACTTGCGGAACTAGCATCTAAATTTAAGAACCAATCCATAAACGAAACATCACGATTATCATCAGCATCATAATAGCACCCACCCAGATAAACTCTTGGGGACCATTTTATTTTTGATAGTGTATAACCTACTTCGAAGTGCCCCGCAGGTAAAGACCAGGAAATATCATCGTCACCATAGATTCCTCCAATCGGAACAAATAAATTCCCAAAAGCAGAACCCTCACCCCATTGATATGCTGTTTCCATTTCATAGTCCCAATCTTCATGACTGCCATAAAACCGTAAGCCAATAGTGTGAATATATGTCGTATCAGAGTTATCTCGTCCAAGAACCCCCTCTATTGCTTCTAAGATAAAGTCATCTCTTGTAACTTCACTATTTGTATTATCTCTCAACAAGAAGTAATAAAAATCAATATTTGTTCCTTCCCAAATATTTTTCCATGTAAAATAAGTTGACCAAAAATCAATATCATCATGATTAAATGAACTCATGCTTTCAAAAAGTTTTCCATAAAATACATCCAGCATCCAAGATTCTTTTTCATATTGTAGACGGATAGCATCAAAACTTAACCCTGTAAAGACATTAGGTCCAGGGTCTGAACCCACAAGCCAACCAGAACCCAGGTCAATTGCTTGTCTGCCTACTGTAAATGTTAAATCATTAATTCCAAAATCCTTAGCTTGTATGTAGGCTTGAAACAGCTCTATATCATCAGATGAATCCGCTCTATTATCTTTACCTGTTAGATATTGTTGGGACCGAAAGTCTTCCCCCCATGTATCAATAGAGTCTACTTCAAAAAACACAGATATATTATCGGTCATTGTTGCCTTTGTATGTAATCGTGTTCTCTGTTCAACATAAGAAGTACCAGTAGAGCCTTCACCTGATCGATATGCTGAATAGGTACCCTCAGGTCCAATACTCCTACCAAATAAAGCACATGAAGGAATTCGCACTTGGTCCGAAGGTTCAATCCATTGGCGGTAATATAATCCATAAATTTCTATTTTACCACCAATTTCAACAGATGTAAGTTCAGCATTAACAATAGAAGTAAATGGAATAGTAAAAATAAGGCATAGAAGAGTTGTTCTGTTACACATATATATATTCCTTCTTGGGTAGTTTTATTAATATATAACATGTATCTGAAGTTTAATATCAATATTCATGCCAAAATATATAATTTATTCATTAAATTATTGTAAATTGGTAAAATCTCTTTATCTATTCATTTTTTGTTCAAATTATTTTCACAAGAATACTTCCATAAAGTATCATTCACTATTTAAAATGACATTTTTGTCTATTTTTTTAAGTATCAGACCCCTTTCCCCTGAATAGCAGATATAAATAAACTATTTCACAAAGTATTGTGATAATAGGAAAAGATAAAACTGGATACAGATTAATTCCAAAGTATCCTGCTGACCAGTGATGAAATACCCAATCCCAGTTCGGTGACCATCGCCCTTCATTTCCAATCCAAACCTGAATGAATTCTTCCAGCATACTTAATCCAGGAACCCACCAAATCCATGGGAGGCATACAATAATCAGTATAATACCGATAGCAACATTTCCTAAACCAGCCTTTACTGCCCCTGGTGCTTGAGGTGTCGTCCATGCAGATTCAAGCAAGCCCAGACAAATAGCAACTATAAATGCTAAAGTAAACTTTAAATATCTTGATTGCCCCCAACTTTTCAATTCCCAGTTTCCACACAATCTATACCATTTATTGGTCATTTAAGATTTGACTTTATAGGACCGAAATTCTTGAATAAAAATAGACCTTCTTTACCTGGAGCAATAATATCTTTCCAACTATTTTTATCTATATCATCTACCCAAAAATAAATACCAACACCACTTGCTTGACCTGCAGGTCCATAGTCTAAAGTATACCTAACAAAGTCACCTTTATTTATTTTGAAGTAGTACACCCCTAATGGGTCTTTTGAGCCAGGGTCATGAAATGCATGTGCACGATAACGTTTCCCTGTAATTAATTCTAATTCACCATCATTGTCTATATCATGGAGTTGTATATCATGGTATTGAGAGCGATTTTCATCAATAACATGTTTTTCCCATGACCTTTTCCCATCATCTAATATTTTTTGTTCATACCAGAATAAACCGTAATCATGAGCAGAACCAACAATAATATCGTTCTTACCATTTTTATTTACATCAAAAACCAGAATAGGCACACTGGCAGAACCCAAATTCCACTCTGGAAACCACTGCCAATTCTCAGTATCAAATGGATTTATTGGTGATTTAAGCCAACCACCAGAAAATAGGAAATCAATTGCTCCATCTCCATCAACATCGCCACAACCGAAACCATGTCCCCCCGCTCCATCAGTTTTAACCTCATATTTATCAAATGAACCAGTTGGTTTCCCATCTTCTCCCATTTTCAACTTAAAGATAAAAACAGGTTTCGTTACAGGTATTACTTCAGGTATACCATCTTTATCTAAATCATAGAACACAGCCCGTTCAATATTTCCAACTTCTGCAATATTGTGAGTATTCCATAACCCGTCGTTACCTTTTGGATTTTCACGCCAACGTAAGGTTTTACCCCACCATCCGCCTGTAATAACATCTAAATATCCATCTCCATTTACATCCATAGGGAAGTTAGAAAAATCATCATAATAATCGTCCATTGGTTGAAGAACGCATACTCGGTGCGACTTTTTATAATCGGGTCCTTCATACCAGTATTCGCCTGAAAATATATCTATAATTCCATCATTGTTAACATCAAAAGATGATGCAGATTCATAAATGCCCTGTCCTATCCGCTCTCTTTGAAACAGAAGATAATTTTCTGTTTCCGCTCCTGATATTATTTGTGAAACACAAAAAATAATTATTGGTAACATTATAAGTTCCTTTTTAGTTAAAATGTTTTTACGTTGAATGGCAATGGTTTTCCTGAAAGGTCAGTTAAACGAAGACAAAAGTTCCAGCCTCCTTTAATTTGGGTGATTTGGAGCAAGATTTTGTTTACTCCGTTATTAAAATGCACCTGTATTTTATCATCGTCTACCTTCATTCCCCTGTCTACATGTTTCTTAGCCACTTCTTGTTGATTAACCCATAAGCGGAAGCCATCATCCGAACCGATATTAACAAAAGCGTCTGTTTCTTCAGGTAATTCTATTTCTGTATAGGCAAAAGCGGAAAGGTACGAGCATTCAGAAGCGTTTTGTTCACACAGTGAAATCAGACCTATATAGCCCCAACCTTCTGCTTTTACATTTTTCTTCCATGAATACTTTTGTTGTTGGAACTCCAATGGTGAGTTTAAATCTACTACTGCTTGGGGAAAACCATAACTTTCTCGAAATGGATTGTCAATACTCCAGGGAAATGGACCTATTAAGTTCCAATTTTCAACAAAACCTACCAAAGAAGAGAAGAGAGACAAATTTTTTGAGTTCGATAAAGTAGAAATAATAACGTCGATAGAACTCACATTTGCCAATTGCTCTATAAGAATATTTTTTATTTTTTCTTTTTGTTCTTTATCTTCTTCAGGGATAGCACACCAAAGCTCAAACAGAAGTGGAAATGGTAATTTTTTAGGGTCTTCTTTCTCTAATTCTGGCAATAATACATTTATTGCCTCTAACGTAGGAAATTTTTTTATCCCCTCCAATACTATTTCTTGTTCCTCTGGTGGGCATAACTTAAAGAGATATAAATAAGCCTTTCCTATGAATTGTTTTTCATTTTCTTCTACTTGTTTATATGTTGAGACTGTTCGCCATAAACACTCTCCAAGTTTTTGTTTTTCCGAATCATCGAGAGATGGCATTATAAGAGGGACATAATCTACGTATTTTAATGAAGGCTCTTCATAGAATGCATTCAAAAATACTCGTTTTACATCTGTATGAGGTTTGTTTAATAAGTCTATTACAAGTTTTTTTGCTTCTTCATTATTGTCATATTGCACTAATAAAGGAATAAGTAATACCTGCTGCTCTGTCGAAATTTTCGAACATAATTGTAATATTTGTTTTTCTACCTCTTTAGGATAAAGCAAGGTTATAGCATGGAAAACTGAACGATAAAGATGTCTTTTATCGGTATCAGATAAAATATCAATGAGGGTAGGAAGAACCGAAGCATCCCCGAAACGTCCTAACCCTGTAATTGCAGATTGTAGAATTGCTGAGTCTTTACAAAATTGAAGGGTACTCCGATACATTTCCATCGCATAATCCCAATTTCCGCCTTTAAGTACAACATTTTCAGCTAAACGAATATAAGCATCCCACAATTCTTTATATACAGGTTCGATAGTATTCACCGATGTGCATATCTCTAATAATCTTGGGGCATATATTGGTACACCTGTGTTTGAAAGAACCATAGCCGATGCTGATTTTATGCTTAGATTATTATCATTTAAGAGTGAATAAATTTTATCTGTGCATGGCACTTCACCCATTTGATATAAACCAAGAAGGATAGAGATTTTCCCTTCGGTATCAATTTGGTCTAATGTGTCACAAAGAAGTTGGGCAGAATTCCTTGTCCCATTTTCAACGAATGCCACACGAACTTTTTCCCTCCATTGTGGGTCTAAAAGATATTCTCTTAATACACTAAGGTCTGTTTGCTCATCTATCATAAGTATTAATGTTTTTAATATTACGTCACGAGCAGAATCACTTAAAGATGTATCCTCAAAATAATTGATTAATTTATTGTAAAATATCTGTTTATTTTCCATCTCTGTCTTTATTAAGCGGTTTGTAATATCAAACAAGATATTTCGTGCTGTTCCAGAAATATCCGGGTTTGTCGATTGCAAACAAGGAATAATTTTAGGTAAAACATCCATAGGTGGTTTTAGAGGTAGCAATTGCCTTGCTATTGCGTGGTCTGATGGGTTTTCAGAATTAAGTTTCCCAATGAGAAGTTCAAGTGACATACTCCTGTCGAAATCAGATGGAGCGGTCAACATTGATACCATAAAAAAAATAGTTAGTATAGTTGTTATCATGTTCTATTCCTTTTTCTGTCTTATTACAAATGCCAAGGTGCACGATATGTTCGAGTAAGATAACAATTTGCCTCTCTATCGTTTACAAATTGTTCATTTGCGGAGTCCCATAACAATTTTCTACTGGTTCGCAATGCAATACCTGCAAGTAAAACAGCCGATGTTGAACGAAATCCTTGTTCTATATCTGCGGAAGGCTTTTTTCGTGTTCGAACGCAATCAAAAAAGTTATTATGGTGGTCTGTATTAGCCCAACTGCGTTCTGGTTCCCCTACAAATTCAGGTGCTTGCGACCCATCTGCATATCTAATAATAAAAGAACCCCTATCTACAAATAAAGAACCTTTTGTCCCGTGGAACGCTATGCCGTACCCTTTATTTGCATGAAAATTTGCGTGTCTTTGTTCCCATGTTACAAAACATCCAGGGTATTCCATCAACGCTTCTATCGTTTCATAATTATCAGCCCCTGGACCCTCACGATAACTTCCGCCGACAGCCTGAATAGACAAAGGAGCGTCTTGTTGTATTCCCCAATGAACCACATCAATCAAATGAATTCCCCAATTTGTTAGCTGTCCACCACGGGCATAATCAAAAAATCCCATAAAACCGCCAAATCGCTCCCGAGAAAAAGGTACATAGGGTGCGGGACCAAGCCACAAATCCCAGTCTAACCCTTTAGGTATGGGTTCAATCTTCTCACCTGGTTTCCATTCGTTAACACCGACCCAGGCCCGAGCAGATGTAATTGTCCCTAAATGTCCCGAGTGGATAATGTGCATTGCCCTTTGAAATACAGGCATAGACCTCTGTTGTGTTCCTACCTGAACAACACGACCGTATCTTCGGGCAGTGTCAACCATAGCACGACCTTCCTGAATCGTAACGCAAACAGGCTTTTCTACATAGACGTCTTTTCCAGCTTTGCAAAACATAATTGTTAAAAGGGCATGCCAATGGTCAGGAGTTGCAACAAAGACAGCATCGATGTCTGAGCGGTCAAGCAAATAACGAAAATCTTGAAAACCTTCTGGTCGCTTTTTACTAAGTTTTTCAACTGTATCCATCGCCTGATAGTATCGACTTTTTGCAACATCACATACTGCTACAATCTGGCAATTAGGATTAACAGCCAGAGCCTCTATATGTCTTGAACCCATCCCACCGTTGCCAATAACTGCCAGACGAATTACATCTGAGAGACTAATTCCCTCTGCAAAAGCATGAGCGAACCATGATGAACTGTTGAGCAATATCAAGCCTGAACTAATCTTTTTTATAAACCTTCGTCGGTTTATTTTGTTATCTTCTTTTTTATTTTTTGACATAACCTAAAACCTTATATATTATATATTGACTTATGTAGTTTTGCTTGCTTTTTCTGCTAATTCACCAAAACGATGAACAACTGCTAATGCTGGGTCTAACGGCACTTTAGCTCGCTGAACATCTTTTGGAACCGAAATAATCGGTGTCGGTCTTAATGATTTTCCTGCAAATTGAGGTAGCCATGTTTGTTCGGCTTCCAACATTTCCGCTACCATATCGCGTATCTCTTTTAAGGACAGACATGCAGAGGTAAGCGGGTCTAATGCACATGCTGAAACAACCAATTCTGGGTCTCCCTGGATACTTGCCTCTACTGCTAACCCCTGAACATTTACATTGGTAAGATTTAACCCAGCACATTGAGATGGCAATGCCCCTATATGTGTTGGATGTAATCCTATTTTATCTGCAAACACTGGAATTTCAACACAACAGCCGTCTGGAAGATTTGTAATATAATGGTCGTTTCGAACATTCCCTTGAAATTTAAATGTTTTGCCTGTTTCTAATGCTTCAAGGATATAAGAGCAATATTCAACACTTCTTCCTTTAATTTTTGTCGGTTCATTCGCCAGCAAGTCCTCATTCTCTAATTTTTCTGCAATTAGCTTGCACCATTTATAATAAGCACCTGATTCTCCACCAAAAGATGGTTCGTCACAATACATTTTTAGTGTCCTCTCATGACTACGAAACCATGGAATATATTCGGAAAGATGTCCTGTGCTTTCAGTCATAAAATATCCAAAATGCCTCATAACCTCAATACGCACTTTTTCGTTTACATAATATTCAGGTTGCTCACAACGGAGTTTGAATAAGGGATATAAATCTTTTCCTTTGTGCTCAATTCTTAAGAACCAAGCCATATGATTTATCCCAGCAACTAAGTAGTCAATCTCATCCTTTGGAACTTCTACATAACCGGAAATTAAATCTAATGTTGTTTGAACACCATGACATAGCCCCACAAACTTAAGTCCAGGGACTTTCCCTAATGCCCAACATACCATTGCCATGGGATTAACATAATTCAACAAATATGCGTTTGGACAAAGTTCCTGCATATCATTTGCTAATTCTAACATGACAGGAATAGTACGAAGTGCCCTAAATATTCCTCCCGGTCCCATGGTATCCCCAATACATTGGTCAACCCCATGCTTTAATGGTATCTCATAATCATACTTAAAAGCATTTACCCCTCCAATTTGCAACATTGCAATTACGTAATCTGCTTGATTTAAGGCTTCACGTCTGTCTTGAGTAATATAATTTTTAATCTTTAAACCATTTTCCTTGCCTACACGGTCTGCAAAATTTTTCATTCGTTCTATTTTTTTGAGTGTAGGACTCATAAACCAGAACTCTGCATCTTGGAATGCAGGAATAGATACGAGGTCCATAAATAATGTCTTGCAAAACACGACACTTCCAGCACCTATCATCGCTATTTTTGCCATAATTATTCTCCTATAATTATTTTAATGTTACAATTTCAATACTTTACCCGATAGTTTAATATTATACTTCCTTGTATATCATAGTAAAATAAGAAGTAGGATTTTCCAAAAGTTAGGAAATTATAATAAGATAATGATAAATTTATTTAAAGTAAAGAGAGTTTATTTATGTTTCCATCAAACTTAAAGCGACTTTTCCTTTTTTGGACTAAAGACCCAGAACAAACACCTATCCAACTTGAAATACATACAAAGGTTATCAATTCAATCGAAAGTCTCGCTTTGTTTTTGAGGTATCTTACGTTAATTATTGTCGTTGTCGGATATATTATTGAGGCTTTTCATCAACAGTATTTACTTCCACTGTTCATTGTATTCATTGTTGCACATAATGTGTTTGTGCATTTCACGTTTTTCTTTGGAAAGTATCATCTTTTTACGACACCACTGAATTTTTTTCTTCACCTATCCTCTATTACATTGGCTGTCCTTGTTACAGAAAAAGAGTATAGTCCAATAGTAATGTTTTATCCCTTTTTTATATTTTCTTATCTTCTATATGTAGAAAAGAAACCCTATCCTCTTATAGTGACCTTAATTGTTATCATCTTCATGTGTTTTTCTATTATTGGGGCATGGCTATGGGAAGGAATATCCTATTCTTCTTATTATCTATTTTGGCGTAGTTTCACAATCTTTTTCTCGGCTCCTTTTGCTTACTTTTTTCTTTTTTATATAAACGAAACGCGGAAAGACCTTTTGCAAAAGGAACAAGAACTTCTTTACACGCAAGGGATTATCAAATCAATTATCGATAGCATTGGAACTCCTATTATTATTTTTGACGAACGTGAAATTATTGTTGATGCGAATGCCAATGCGTATGATTTTTTCCAACTTAAATCTGAAGGTATCATAGGTGAACGAATTCGTAGTTTCTTTTTTGATGATACTTTAATAGGAGAACATTTACTCTCTCTGAAATCAAGAGAAAATATGAATATCAATGCGATAGCACTTACCTCGACAGGAGAAGAAATACCTGTAGACTTTATCGTTCAGGCGTTTTATCAAAATCGTAGACGACATTTTCTTGGAATTCTTATTGATAAGCGTGAACAACAACGACTCCAAGAAATATCATTTGTTTTACGAAAACAAAAAGAAGAAATTGAAAATAAATTAAATCTACTAAAAGAAATTCAGGTAGGATTATCAAATCATATTGTGTCAAAAATTTATAACTATTTAACTATAATTAAAAACATTCTATATCTTGCTACAAAAGAACAACTTGGCTCGCTCTCTGAGCGACAGAAAAATGCCCTCGAAATTGCATATCGAGCAATTGATGAATTAGAAAGAGAAATAAACAAAGAAATGGAACTGGTAAGTAAAGGCTCGATGGAACAACCTTATTCATCAACTGAACAGTAAACAACTTAATTTGCTTTCCTTCTTTTTGATTGTTTTATGTAACTTCCGTATAAGAACATATTGTAATTGTAGTCGTTATATGTAAAGTAGAGTGATTTATATATTCAGACTACAAGGCAGTGAAACTACACAAACATCTAATCTAAATTAGAAAATTTTGATTTTACCATTAATGTGTAATGGTAGAGCATAGCCTGGACTAAACCAGGCATTTCCTTCACCGAATATGTTTTCAAGTTCCATTAATAGCTGAGGTGTAGGGGTAACATTATAGTCTGGATGAGCCTGAATAATTATTTCCACTTTCTTCGGTACAGTATCCACTAACTCAACTTTATCATCATCATTCTCGGAATCCGTAAGTTGGTTTATTATATCCTCAAAATGAAAAAATACATCACATTCTCCAGTATGATGAACAATAATATCAGAAAATTTATCGTAATCTTCTTTTAATTGGAACGAATTCACACGAATATGAAGAGCCTTTGCAAGTGTAAATAATTCTGTGGGTTTGACCGCTGTGCGAGCAATCAAACCAAGTTGTCCTTTGCGGAAATTTATTTTACTGAGAACAAAAATAACACTTCCTTTGGAGAGAATATCTTTTGATTCCTCATAAACATCTGAAAAAAAAGTAACTTCGTATTGTTTCCCAATGCCTTCCAAACTGACAAATGCCATTTTCCCTTTTTCATTTGTGTGATATTTTATAGAAGAAACAATTCCACCAACAATAACTTCGTCACCTTCCTTGCCCTCTTCAATCATATAATGTGGAGCTACCCATATAGAAAGTAAGTCCTTATACTGTTCTAATGGATGTCCAGTAAGGTATAAACCAACCACCTCTTTTTCATATGTTAACTTTTCTAACAACGCCCAATCATCTTTTTGGGTTTTATCCCGAGAGGTCGCTCTCGTTGTTACTCCTTCTGATTCATCAAATAAACTGATTTGTCCTAATTCACGGTCACGTATGGCTCGTTGCCCTTCCGCCAGAGATATATCAATCAAATCAAACATTTCTTTACGTTTCACACCAAAGCTATCAAATGCCCCTGCCTTTATTAAATTCTCTAAAACACGTTTATTAATTTGACGTGGATTTAACCGTTGACAAAAATCGAAAATATTCTTATATGGTCCATTGAGTTCTCGCTCTTCTACAATAGATTGACAAACACCGATTCCCACATTTTTTATGACGCCAAGACCAAACCGAATTGATTTGTCCTCAATAGTAAAGCCAACATCACTTTTATTAATATCAGGTGGAAATATTGAGATTCCCATACGTTTTGCTTCCTGAACATATAAAGAGATTTTGTCCAGATTATCGGTTTCACTTGTTAGCAAAGCACACATATACTCTTCAGGAAAATTTGCCTTTAAGTATGCTGTTTGATACGACAAAAGTGCATATGCCACAGAATGGGATTTATTGAATCCATAATTAGAAAATTCCTGAATATTTGAGTAAATTTGAGATGCCAGTTGCCCATCAATTCCATTTTTTTTACATCCATTGATGAATGGTTCTTCCATTTTCTTAACAATTTCTATTTTTTTCTTTGCCATTCCTGAACGTAACGTATCTGATTGGGGTAGGGAAAATCCTGCACATGTTTGAGCTATCTGCATGACTTGTTCTTGGTAAATTGGAATTCCATAGGTCTCTTTTACTATCGGTTCTAAGGATGGATGCCAATATTGAATTTTTTCAGGATTAAATTTGTTTTGGATGAATGTATCAATAAATTTCATGGGTCCTGGGCGATATAACGCAACCAGAGCAGAAATTTCCTCGAAAGTGCTTACCTTAAGTCGAATTGCAACGTCACGCATCCCAGAACTTTCTAATTGAAAAACCCCTAATGTCTTCCCTTCCCGTAATATCTTAAATGTCTTCTTGTCATCTAATGGAATGTTTCCCAGATTAATAGTTATGCCTTTATGTTTTTTAATTAATTTTAACGTGTTGTCAATAACTGTTAAGGTCTTTAGTCCAAGTATATCCATCTTTAATAAACCGAGATATTCAACACATTCTTTTTCCGCTTGTGTTGCAACAAATTCTGAATTTTGTTCCCTGAACAGGGCTACGAAATTAACGATTGGTTTGTCACAGATAACTATCCCCGCAGCATGAGTTCCACAATTCCTTATAATCCCCTCTAACTTAATAGCAAAGTTCCATAACTTTTTTACATTTGAGTCTGTTTCGACCAGTTGTTTCAAGTCAGGTTCTTTTTCCAATGCTTCGTTTAAAGTTATTTTCCCTGCGGGTATCATCTTAGCAATTTGGTCTACTTCATTGTATTCCATCCCAAGAACACGACCTACATCCCTAACGACGTTGCGGGCAAGTGAACGTTGAAATGTGGCTATTTGTGCTACATTCTCCGCTCCATATTTTGAAATCGCATAGCGGATAATTTCAGAACGTTGTGTATCTGCAAAATCAATATCAATATCGGGGTCGCTTACTCGTTCAGGATTTAAAAAACGTTCAAACAATAACTGATAACGTATCGGGTCTACGTCAGTTATACCTAATACATATGCTACAATACTCCCCGCCGCAGAACCTCTACCAGGCCCTACAGGAATGCTGTGTGTCTTTGCATAATGTACGATATCCCAGACAACAAGGAAATAATCTACAAAATTGAGTTTTTCTATAATCCTTAATTCATATTCTGCTCTTTCCTTGTAAATGTCAGGAACATTCCCTTCAAATTTCTTTTTTAAACCTTCATTGACTAATTTCCTTAAGTAGGTTTTTGGGTCTGAATGGTCTTCTGGAATATATTTTGGTATGAG contains:
- the dnaE gene encoding DNA polymerase III subunit alpha, with translation MVNKDFVHLHTHSEYSILDGMSRIKDLVELCHKYKMPALALTEHGNLFSAVPFYRAVNNYNEKNGTQIKPILGAEVYVAPKERTNKNEKEFDRSYYHLLLLCENETGYNNLCKLISAGYLEGYYKKPRIDMKLLANHHEGLIAGSGCISGRIPKALSYDKVEIAENTIGTLVDIFGKERFFLEIMYHSLPEEDKVNPKIVELSKKYKISLIATQDSHYTYPDDADAHEILLCIQSQDTLLNEKHWKFGSNEFYFRSPDEMYRIFKDFPEACRNTLRIAEMCSGDIIKKRKLIPKYIPEDHSDPKTYLRKLVNEGLKKKFEGNVPDIYKERAEYELRIIEKLNFVDYFLVVWDIVHYAKTHSIPVGPGRGSAAGSIVAYVLGITDVDPIRYQLLFERFLNPERVSDPDIDIDFADTQRSEIIRYAISKYGAENVAQIATFQRSLARNVVRDVGRVLGMEYNEVDQIAKMIPAGKITLNEALEKEPDLKQLVETDSNVKKLWNFAIKLEGIIRNCGTHAAGIVICDKPIVNFVALFREQNSEFVATQAEKECVEYLGLLKMDILGLKTLTVIDNTLKLIKKHKGITINLGNIPLDDKKTFKILREGKTLGVFQLESSGMRDVAIRLKVSTFEEISALVALYRPGPMKFIDTFIQNKFNPEKIQYWHPSLEPIVKETYGIPIYQEQVMQIAQTCAGFSLPQSDTLRSGMAKKKIEIVKKMEEPFINGCKKNGIDGQLASQIYSNIQEFSNYGFNKSHSVAYALLSYQTAYLKANFPEEYMCALLTSETDNLDKISLYVQEAKRMGISIFPPDINKSDVGFTIEDKSIRFGLGVIKNVGIGVCQSIVEERELNGPYKNIFDFCQRLNPRQINKRVLENLIKAGAFDSFGVKRKEMFDLIDISLAEGQRAIRDRELGQISLFDESEGVTTRATSRDKTQKDDWALLEKLTYEKEVVGLYLTGHPLEQYKDLLSIWVAPHYMIEEGKEGDEVIVGGIVSSIKYHTNEKGKMAFVSLEGIGKQYEVTFFSDVYEESKDILSKGSVIFVLSKINFRKGQLGLIARTAVKPTELFTLAKALHIRVNSFQLKEDYDKFSDIIVHHTGECDVFFHFEDIINQLTDSENDDDKVELVDTVPKKVEIIIQAHPDYNVTPTPQLLMELENIFGEGNAWFSPGYALPLHINGKIKIF